The Psychrobacillus sp. FSL K6-2836 nucleotide sequence TTCTAACAAATTCTTCTTCGCTACTAAAATGTTCGCGCTTTGGTGTACCTTCACGTAAATCCAATACTGTAAAACCAGCTTGTCTAAGTGCCATAAAATAATTTTCGATTGTTCGATGATACTTAACGACTATTTGGTCAATCCAAGGTTCTTTTCTTTCCCCCTCATGGAAGTAGTCATCGACAATCCAATTACCGCGTTTATCTCCAGATTGCTTACTAGCAAAAGATGAAGTTGTAAGTGGATGCTGGACACTAAAAGCAAATCTCCCGTTTTCTTTAAGTGTTTTATGAACATCTTGAAACAGGCGGTTAATGTCTGAAACATAATGGATTGCAAATCGAGATGTCACAAGATCAAATGCCTCTTTTGGATAATCATAGGATTCAATTGTTTCAAAATGTATTGTCCCGTTTTGTTCAAGTATGTTAGAGCGTGCCGCTTCCACCATTTGTTCCGAACCTTCTACTCCTATGTAGTTTTTTGCTCCTAAATGAAAGAGTTCTTTTCCAAACGATGCATCACCACACCCTAAATCTAAGACGTCAATATCTTGAATACTTCCAATTAATTCATAGATAATTGGACCTTCAATAGCATTATTTGGACTATCTTGTCTGTTTCTTCTTTTCATGTAATTTGAAAAAAAATCCGTTTGATCGTAAACACTAGCTCCTCTGAATTCCATCAAAACATCTCCCCATCTAATCCTCTTTTACTTTCTTTTTCTTGTAGAAAAAACTAATTTGTAATATCGAGAAAATTATCGCCTAATGCACAAATTAATGTATTCTATCATGTATTTAATGAAAAGAAAAGTAGAAAATTACTTATTCTTTAGAAAAAACGAACATTTATAATTTGACACATATATCCAGTTTACTTGATAGGGCAAACGAGAAAATTGATTGTGAAGACATATCGGAAAATTATTTCAAAACAGGGATATATTTATTGATAATTTTTATAAAATTTTTACAAACAATATCTTTTAGTACTTAAACGAGAAGAAACATTCCAAAATATAAAATTTCACTTCATGCAATGCATTCCTCTAATTGGAAACTGATCATATAGTTTGTGATGTATCTTTTTTGTTGAGCAATTTTACTTCCTCAACTTACAAGGAATGATTTATTGGTCCCAAATACTGTTATGTCTGCTGATCGAATTTATGTTATTCATAAGGACATCCTATTACAAGGAGGTGCGATGAATGGCAATTCGGATTTTAATATTCATACTACTACTTAGTTTTAACTTTTCAATAGGTGCTACTGCTGAAGTTCAACTGAAAGCGGCTTTTATACGAGATCATCAGCTTTGGATGAAAGAGGGCAATAAGGAGACGCAACTTACAACAGATCGACATGTTTCCTTACCAAAGTGGTCAAAGGATGGTCAGTTCCTTGCTTATTTAGCTGGTGATGAGAATGGAGATAACACATATTTGTTTATATATGATTTAAAGAAAAAAGAAAACTATCAGCCATACCAAATTGAAACGAGAAATTTTAAATGGTCTCCAATTTCAAATCAACTAGCTTACACTTCTGAGGGTGTCCTAAACGTTACAAAAACAAAAAATGGACGACCGCAAGGATTTGAGAATGTCTCTTTAGGGGTTAGTGATTTCGAATGGTTTCCAAACGGAAAAGAATTTATCGTTTCATCTCAGTCTAATCTGCTGCCTACTGGATGGGAGCCAGTCCAACTCTTCAAAGTTCCAGTAGATGCCAATCTTGATACAACTAAAATAAAACCTTTTTATATCATTCAAACAAATATGACAGACTTATTTGCAATTGATGCCCAATATTTTAAATGGAGTGCTGATGGTAAGTGGGTTAGCTTTCTAGCAATGCCAACTGCATCTTGGTCCAATGATAGCAATACCTTAGCTGTACTCCCATCAGTAGGAGACCAATTTCAAGTTATTGGAAAGATGCTTTGGTATGAAAACTGGATAAAATGGGCTCCTAGAAAAAATCAACTAGCTTTTATATCTGGTGAAGGCAGGTTTCAGGTTGAAAACAAAAATACCGCCGTTACTAATATTCCTTCCATAAAGGATCGAAAGGAATATACACCTAAAGGATATGTTGATCTGGATTTAGAATGGCTTTCTCCAGATGAAATAATTGTTGCTCGGGCAAAAGAAAACAAGGAATGGAAATTGGGACCAGTTCCGACTATGTTTACAAAGCTGTATATTATTAATATTCAATCGGGAGAACAAAAGCAACTTACCTTTCCACCGAACTATGAAATAGACGATACACCCCAAGTGATTGGGGCAACTATTACATGGTATCGAAAGAGGGATAAGGAAAACCAAGGGGACGTTTGGATTAAAAATGGGGTAAATAATTTAGAACAACAGTGGTTAACAAATGTAGACTCTTCGCCGACTTTTTTCCATAAAAAATAAAAGAAGCATTAACAGTAGTTATAGTGGGGTACCAGTTACATAAAATAATCTGAATTCGAAAAGGAAAGGTACCTAAACAAATTTCACTTAGATATAATATGTGGACAGGTCGTACAATACTTCTGGCTTTTAGTTAAATGAGAGTAACAACAAGTAGTTCTCTTCCTATTGATAGTTTCAAGTTCTCCTTCATAGTATCTTGCTAAAGGATTTTCACTATAATCTCCAAAAAGCTTACTTGCTGTGGGGGAAATGATAAATTGAAAGTCTTCCTGTGCACGAGTTAAAATATCTTGTGAAATTTCTTCCTCTAATATGAACGTTTCATATAGCCAAAAAATGTATACTGCAATGTTTTCCCATAAAACTAACTTAGACACCTTCGTAACATTAGAAAGAGTATTGAGTATTGGTGATATATGCTCTTTAAAAAGCAACTCTATACTATTTGCTCGCCATTGCTGTCTATTTTCTTTAAGAGCTTGTACTTCTAAACGGTGAATATAGAAACAAGGTAGCCAAAGCTCACTGCTATCGTTCGTTTCTAATGAGACATTTTCAAAAGAGATATTTAATCTTTTATTGTTCATCGTCATTGTATACAAATAAATAACAGACAAGAATGCATATCTTTTTAAAAAAATAGATGCTGCAGCTTTTATATTAGTTGCACCAATATGATGTTGAATAGAAACTATATATTCCTTTAAGCATGATTCATCCATGAGCTTAGTCGTTTCAATTGAAAGAAAAGAATTCATTTTTACTGTAGTCAAACGTAATTTTCGGAGCTTATCAAGATGTAAATCCACTTAAACTCCAACTTCCTTAAGAATGCATCTTCCCTTACCGAATGGGATACATAATGGCGTACCAAATAGAGGATCTTTTGTAATCTGACAATCCATACCAAACACATTTTTTACTAATGGACAGCTAATAATATGCTCTGGTTTACCCTGTGCATAGATTTCCCGGTCCTTAATCGCAACTATATTATCCGCATATCTACATGCTAAATTTAAATCGTGTAGCACCATTACAATCGTTCGTTTCTCTGTTTCATTTAGTTCATACAGTAAATCGAGAATCTCAATTTGATGTGTCATATCAAGATAAGTAGTTGGCTCATCCAGTAAGATAATATCTGTATCTTGAGCTAAAGTCATGGCGATCCATGCTCTTTGTCGTTGTCCTCCAGATAAAGAATCCACTGGACGATCCTTTAGGTCTTCAATAGCAGTTGCTTTTAAGGCCATCCTTACTTTTTCTTCATCTTCCTCTGTCCATTGCTTTAACCATGTTTGGTAAGGGTATCTTCCTTGCTTCACTAATTGAAGTACAGTTAATCCTTCAGGAGCAACTGGAGATTGTGGAAGGATAGACATTTGCTTTGCAACATCCTTACTGGCCATTTTAGATATCGCGCTTCCATCTAGCAATACTGCTCCACTTTTGGGCTTTAACAACCGAGCAATCGAACGAAGAAGTGTAGATTTTCCACACCCGTTTCCACCAATGAAAACAGTAATTTCCCCTTTTGGTATTTGAAGATTTAAATCATTTATAATAATACTCTCCCCATACGAGAGGGTTAAATTTTGTGTCTCAATCACTTGTTTCATTTCAATACACTCCTTATCATGGTCATATTATGCATTCCTAGTTTTAAACAATAGATAAATAAAATATGGTGCTCCTATTCCGGCCGTAAATACACCTGCAGGAATTTCCAAAGGAGAAAACATCGTTCTTCCGATTAAATCAGCTAGCATAACTAAGATACCACCGATTAATGCCGAAACAGGTAAAAGTGCTCCAAAAGAAGAGCCTACTAACCTCCTTGCCATATGAGGAGCCATTAAACCGACGAACCCAATACCACCTGCAAACGCTACAGCCCCACCTACAAGAGCAGTACTTATTAGTAATAAGAAGAATCGTTGTCGTTGAATACGACCTCCCACTCCTGTAGCTATATCGTCTCCAAGCTCCAAAATATTTATATTCTTCGCCATAAAGAATGCAATAGTCACGAAAATCACAGTCCACGGCACTAATATAGCTACATTGTTCCAACTAGAACCATATACAGTACCAGTGATCCATATATTTGCCTGACTGGCTCTATAAATAGGTCCCATAATCATCATTAGTGTAGTTAATGCTTGCATGAGTGCTGAAATTCCGATTCCGATAAGCACTATTCTTATAGGAGATACACCATTTTTCCATGCTAGCATGTAAACTAGTAATGCAATTACTGCTGCCCCAATAAATGCAGCTAGGGGTAACCATTTAATGCTTACTGTCAGAGAGTTATTTGCATCACTGAAAAAGGCTAAAAAACTGACAACAGCTACTGATGCTCCACCTGTTAATCCTAAAATGTCGGGTGAAGCCAAAGGGTTTCGAATCATTCCTTGAAGGATTCCACCTGCCACCGCTAAAGCTATCCCAACCATTAGCGCAACAATAATTCTAGGCAAGCGAAAGGATTGAACCACAAGTTGTTCCATTTCGCTTCCGCCGCCAAATAGAACGTACAAGACGGTTAGTGGGCTTAACTTCATATCACCTAAACCTGTGCTGACGATAAAAACAACACCAGTTACTATTAGGAAGCTTATTAATATGAATAGAGCTTTTTTATCTAACAAAAAGGATACTTTTCCTTCTAACTTTCTAAAGCTTTTATATTGATTCATCGTGCATTAAACCCCTTTCTCGCAATGTAGATGAAGAATGGAGTCCCTATGATAGCAGTCATTACACCTACAGGAATTTCTTGTGGCATAATTATATATCTAGCTAATATATCTGCTACAAGTAACAAAACTCCTCCTAAAGCACCTGAAAAAGGTATAAGCCAACGATGATCGATACCAACGATAAATCTAGTAAGATGTGGAATCACAATTCCGATAAACCCAATTGGTCCTGCTATAGCTACCGACCCTCCAGCTAATAGAATGACGATAATAGCAATTATTATTTTTAAAAAACCAGTATTTACACCTAGACCTTTGGCAACATCTTCTCCCATAGATAAAACATTCATTTTAGAAGCTATAAAAACAGATCCTACCCAAC carries:
- a CDS encoding class I SAM-dependent methyltransferase, translating into MEFRGASVYDQTDFFSNYMKRRNRQDSPNNAIEGPIIYELIGSIQDIDVLDLGCGDASFGKELFHLGAKNYIGVEGSEQMVEAARSNILEQNGTIHFETIESYDYPKEAFDLVTSRFAIHYVSDINRLFQDVHKTLKENGRFAFSVQHPLTTSSFASKQSGDKRGNWIVDDYFHEGERKEPWIDQIVVKYHRTIENYFMALRQAGFTVLDLREGTPKREHFSSEEEFVRRQRIPIVLAFSCVK
- a CDS encoding translocation protein TolB; protein product: MAIRILIFILLLSFNFSIGATAEVQLKAAFIRDHQLWMKEGNKETQLTTDRHVSLPKWSKDGQFLAYLAGDENGDNTYLFIYDLKKKENYQPYQIETRNFKWSPISNQLAYTSEGVLNVTKTKNGRPQGFENVSLGVSDFEWFPNGKEFIVSSQSNLLPTGWEPVQLFKVPVDANLDTTKIKPFYIIQTNMTDLFAIDAQYFKWSADGKWVSFLAMPTASWSNDSNTLAVLPSVGDQFQVIGKMLWYENWIKWAPRKNQLAFISGEGRFQVENKNTAVTNIPSIKDRKEYTPKGYVDLDLEWLSPDEIIVARAKENKEWKLGPVPTMFTKLYIINIQSGEQKQLTFPPNYEIDDTPQVIGATITWYRKRDKENQGDVWIKNGVNNLEQQWLTNVDSSPTFFHKK
- a CDS encoding IucA/IucC family C-terminal-domain containing protein, which produces MDESCLKEYIVSIQHHIGATNIKAAASIFLKRYAFLSVIYLYTMTMNNKRLNISFENVSLETNDSSELWLPCFYIHRLEVQALKENRQQWRANSIELLFKEHISPILNTLSNVTKVSKLVLWENIAVYIFWLYETFILEEEISQDILTRAQEDFQFIISPTASKLFGDYSENPLARYYEGELETINRKRTTCCYSHLTKSQKYCTTCPHIISK
- a CDS encoding ABC transporter ATP-binding protein, with the protein product MKQVIETQNLTLSYGESIIINDLNLQIPKGEITVFIGGNGCGKSTLLRSIARLLKPKSGAVLLDGSAISKMASKDVAKQMSILPQSPVAPEGLTVLQLVKQGRYPYQTWLKQWTEEDEEKVRMALKATAIEDLKDRPVDSLSGGQRQRAWIAMTLAQDTDIILLDEPTTYLDMTHQIEILDLLYELNETEKRTIVMVLHDLNLACRYADNIVAIKDREIYAQGKPEHIISCPLVKNVFGMDCQITKDPLFGTPLCIPFGKGRCILKEVGV
- a CDS encoding FecCD family ABC transporter permease → MNQYKSFRKLEGKVSFLLDKKALFILISFLIVTGVVFIVSTGLGDMKLSPLTVLYVLFGGGSEMEQLVVQSFRLPRIIVALMVGIALAVAGGILQGMIRNPLASPDILGLTGGASVAVVSFLAFFSDANNSLTVSIKWLPLAAFIGAAVIALLVYMLAWKNGVSPIRIVLIGIGISALMQALTTLMMIMGPIYRASQANIWITGTVYGSSWNNVAILVPWTVIFVTIAFFMAKNINILELGDDIATGVGGRIQRQRFFLLLISTALVGGAVAFAGGIGFVGLMAPHMARRLVGSSFGALLPVSALIGGILVMLADLIGRTMFSPLEIPAGVFTAGIGAPYFIYLLFKTRNA